Proteins encoded together in one Sander lucioperca isolate FBNREF2018 chromosome 17, SLUC_FBN_1.2, whole genome shotgun sequence window:
- the si:dkey-6n21.13 gene encoding P2Y purinoceptor 3 has translation MKIPLSITMSSTGGVPPNISVSVLHDLLSSPSTTTPPPSCSIDESYKYIFLPICYSFTFLFSISLNAIILYRSFRQTKRWNASLIYMVNLASTDFMYGLSLPFLVASYIMHDRWVFGDFMCRLVRFLFYFNLYCSIFFLTCISVHRYLGICHPMKVITLETKKAVKCTCVLVWIVVFALTCPIFRFAQTGHVTRLGGLGGNTSSIDNPIHEISSINGNDSYGNMGGVITEYQNCWDDAIDKEFPDYIPYGIILHLLGFFVPFSIIAWCYSHVVLTIFRTLHSQPSSCRGRGEGRHGGIERRERNIPAIVARGRRGSNGLSRTLERDEGISIFLGAHSPYANRRRKSIKTIITITLLFVLCFFPFHVTRTIFLLLKVTKGVPCHTMTMVSMCYKITRPLASFNAWLNALLYFLTKDKGGAHCCQAVSTTTQQHGGILLPLRMMGKGEDAEEGGLGDRNDNKETKTFHNSPSYMNRAKIRYIVE, from the coding sequence ATGAAAATCCCTTTATCCATCACAATGTCATCCACAGGTGGAGTTCCTCCCAACATCAGTGTCTCAGTACTCCATGACTTACTTAGCTCTCCCTCCACCACCACTCCACCTCCATCTTGCAGCATAGACGAGTCCTACAAATACATCTTCCTCCCCATCTGTTACTCTTTCACGTTCCTCTTCAGCATCTCCCTGAACGCTATCATCCTCTACCGTTCCTTCCGCCAGACCAAACGCTGGAATGCTTCACTGATCTACATGGTGAACCTGGCCTCTACAGACTTTATGTATGGCCTGTCACTGCCATTCCTTGTGGCTAGTTACATTATGCATGACCGCTGGGTCTTTGGGGACTTCATGTGCCGCCTGGTCCGTTTTCTCTTCTACTTTAACCTCTACTGCTCCATCTTCTTCCTCACCTGCATCTCTGTCCACAGGTACCTCGGTATCTGCCACCCAATGAAAGTCATCACACTAGAGACCAAGAAGGCTGTCAAGTGCACATGTGTCCTGGTTTGGATTGTAGTGTTTGCTTTGACCTGCCCTATCTTCCGGTTTGCTCAGACTGGTCATGTAACAAGATTGGGAGGGCTTGGCGGCAATACAAGCAGCATTGACAACCCAATCCATGAGATATCATCGATAAATGGTAATGACAGCTATGGTAACATGGGAGGGGTCATTACGGAGTACCAGAACTGTTGGGACGATGCCATAGATAAGGAGTTTCCTGATTACATACCCTATGGCATCATACTCCATTTGCTGGgcttttttgtgcctttttccATAATTGCTTGGTGTTACTCTCACGTTGTTCTGACCATATTTAGGACTCTGCATTCTCAGCCCTCATCCTGCAGAGGTCGAGGAGAGGGACGACATGGAGGaatagagagaagagagagaaatatcCCCGCAATAGTtgcaagaggaagaagaggaagcaaTGGACTGTCGAGGACACTGGAAAGAGATGAAGGGATATCCATTTTCCTTGGTGCTCATTCGCCTTATGCCAATCGCAGACGTAAATCTATCAagaccatcatcaccatcaccctTCTCTTTGTGCTGTGTTTCTTCCCCTTTCATGTTACTAGAACCATCTTCCTCCTGCTGAAAGTGACCAAGGGAGTCCCCTGTCACACTATGACCATGGTCTCCATGTGCTATAAGATCACGAGGCCTTTGGCGTCGTTCAACGCATGGCTCAACGCCCTCCTTTACTTCTTGACTAAAGACAAGGGGGGAGCTCACTGCTGCCAGGCGGTAAGCACCACCACCCAACAACATGGTGGGATTCTACTGCCACTGAGGATGATGGGAAAAGGAGAGGATGCAGAGGAGGGAGGGCTGGGAGACAGAAATGACAATAAGGAGACtaaaacatttcacaacagTCCGTCATACATGAACAGAGCAAAAATCAGATATATAGTTGAATGA